Proteins from one Coturnix japonica isolate 7356 chromosome 5, Coturnix japonica 2.1, whole genome shotgun sequence genomic window:
- the F2 gene encoding prothrombin gives MVHSKATMLQGLLLFSLLHLTLSHDGVFLEKGRALSLLKRPRRANKGFLEEMMKGNLERECLEETCNYEEAFEALESTVDTDAFWAKYQVCQGTKMPRTTLDACLEGNCAVNLGQNYRGTISYTKSGIECQVWTSKYPHIPKFNASNYPNLIENYCRNPDNNSRGPWCYTRDPTVEREECPIPVCGQERTTVEYTPRVTPSTTAQPCEPEKGMLYTGTLSVTVSGARCLPWASEKAKALLQDKTINPEVKLVENYCRNPDADEEGVWCVIDEPPYFEYCDLHYCDSSLEDEYEQQEEISGRTVFQEFKTFFDEKTFGEGEADCGTRPLFEKKQITDQSEKELLDSYRGGRVVHGNDAEVGSSPWQVMLYKKSPQELLCGASLISNSWVLTAAHCLLYPPWEKNLTTNDILVRIGKHFRAKYEKNKEKIVLLDKIIIHPKYNWKENMDRDIALLHLKRPVIFSDYIHPVCLPTKEVVQRLMLAGYKGRVTGWGNLKETWATSPENLPTVLQQLNLPIVDQNTCKASTRVKVTDNMFCAGYSPEDSKRGDACEGDSGGPFVMKNPDDNRWYQVGIVSWGEGCDRDGKYGFYTHVFRLKKWMRKTIDKQG, from the exons atggTGCATAGCAAAGCCACTATGCTGCAGGGCCTGCTCCTTTTCAGCCTCCTGCACCTCACCTTGAGCCACGATGGAG TTTTCCTGGAAAAGGGGCGGGCACTGTCACTGCTCAAGCGTCCACGACGTGCCAACAAGGGATTTCTGGAAGAGATGATGAAAGGAAACCTGGAGCGAGAGTGCCTGGAGGAGACATGCAATTACGAAGAGGCCTTTGAAGCCCTTGAATCCACTGTTGACACG GATGCATTTTGGGCAAAATACCAAG TATGTCAGGGCACAAAGATGCCTAGGACAACTCTGGATGCTTGTCTAGAAG GTAACTGTGCTGTTAATCTGGGCCAGAACTATCGGGGGACAATTAGCTACACCAAATCGGGCATTGAATGTCAAGTGTGGACAAGCAAATATCCACATATACCTAA ATTCAACGCCTCCAATTATCCCAACCTCATTGAGAACTACTGCAGGAACCCAGACAACAACTCAAGAGGTCCGTGGTGCTACACACGAGACCCAACAGTGGAACGGGAGGAGTGTCCCATTCCAGTATGTG GTCAAGAAAGGACAACAGTTGAGTACACTCCACGGGTCACACCATcaaccacagcacagccttgTGAACCAGAGAAAGGCATGCTTTATACAGGGACTCTTTCAGTCACTGTGTCTGGGGCTAGGTGCCTGCCATGGGCCTCAGAGAAGGCCAAAGCATTGCTCCAAGACAAAACCATTAACCCGGAGGTGAAACTGGTGGAGAATTACTGTCGGAACCCTGATGCAGACGAGGAGGGTGTCTGGTGTGTAATAGATGAACCACCATACTTTGAATACTGTGACCTGCATTACTGCG ACAGCTCGCTAGAGGATGAGTATGAACAGCAGGAGGAAATCTCAGGACGCACCGTCTTTCAAGAGTTCAAAACCTTCTTTGATGAAAAAACTTTTGGTGAAGGTGAAGCAG ACTGTGGCACTCGCCCTTTATTCgaaaagaaacagataacaGACCAAAGtgagaaggagctgctggacTCCTACAGGGGAGGCAGAGTTGTACATGGGAATGATGCAGAAGTTGGAAGTTCCCCCTG GCAGGTGATGCTCTACAAAAAGAGTCCtcaagagctgctgtgtggtgcCAGCCTCATCAGTAACAGCTGGGTCTTGACTGCTGCTCATTGCCTTCTTTATCCACCCTGGGAGAAGAACTTGACTACAAATGACATCTTGGTGCGGATTGGCAAGCATTTCAGGGCAAA atatgaaaagaacaaagagaaaatcgTTCTGTTGGATAAAATCATCATCCATCCCAAGTACAACTGGAAAGAGAACATGGACCGAGATATTGCACTCCTGCACCTGAAGCGACCAGTCATCTTCAGTGACTACATCCATCCTGTCTGCTTACCTACCAAGGAGGTTGTGCAGAG gCTGATGCTGGCAGGTTACAAAGGGCGGGTAACTGGCTGGggaaatctgaaagaaacatGGGCCACTAGCCCAGAAAACTTGCCaacagttctgcagcagctcaatCTACCTATTGTAGACCAAAACACCTGCAAGGCATCCACCAGGGTCAAAGTCACTGACAATATGTTCTGTGCTG GTTACAGTCCTGAAGACTCAAAGAGAGGAGATGCTTGTGAAGGGGACAGTGGGGGGCCTTTTGTAATGAAG AACCCAGATGACAACCGTTGGTATCAAGTGGGAATAGTTTCATGGGGAGAAGGCTGTGACCGAGATGGCAAATACGGATTTTATACTCATGTATTCCGCCTGAAAAAATGGATGCGAAAAACCATTGATAAACAAGGATAG